A window of Malania oleifera isolate guangnan ecotype guangnan chromosome 5, ASM2987363v1, whole genome shotgun sequence contains these coding sequences:
- the LOC131156141 gene encoding T-complex protein 1 subunit delta, which produces MAASAVQPARSSKTESYVDNKRKDDVRMANIVAARSVADAVRTSLGPKGMDKMISTASGEVIITNDGATILNKMEVLQPAAKMLVELSKSQDVVAGDGTTTVVVIAGALLKQCQSLLSHGIHPTIISDSLHKASQKALDVLAAMAVPVELSDRESLTKSASTSLNSKVVSQYSTLLAPLAVDAVLSVVDPAKPDLVDLRDVKIVKKLGGTVDDTELIKGLVFDKKVSHSAGGPTRVENAKIAVIQFQISPPKTDIEQSIVVSDYTQMDRILKEERNYILSMIKKIKAAGCNVLLIQKSILRDAVTDLSLHYLAKAKILVIKDVERDDIEFITKTLNCLPIANIEHFRAEKLGHADCVEEFSLGDGKIVKITGIKDMGRTATVLVRGSNQLVLDEAERSLHDALCVVRCLVNKRFLIAGGGAPEIELSRQLGAWAKVLQGMESYCVRSFAEALEVIPYTLAENAGLNPTAIVTELRNRHAQGEINAGINVRKGQITNILEENVVQPLLVSTSAIMLATECVRMILKIDDIVMVR; this is translated from the coding sequence ATGGCGGCTTCTGCAGTTCAACCGGCCCGCTCCTCCAAGACGGAGAGCTACGTTGACAATAAGCGCAAGGACGACGTACGCATGGCCAATATCGTGGCGGCTAGGTCTGTAGCGGACGCCGTCCGCACCAGCCTGGGCCCTAAAGGCATGGACAAGATGATCTCCACTGCTTCGGGCGAAGTTATCATCACCAACGACGGTGCTACCATCCTCAACAAGATGGAGGTGCTCCAGCCGGCCGCGAAAATGCTCGTGGAGCTCTCGAAGTCGCAGGATGTTGTGGCAGGGGACGGCACGACCACTGTTGTCGTCATTGCTGGTGCTCTTCTCAAGCAGTGTCAGTCCCTCCTTTCCCACGGGATTCACCCAACGATAATTTCAGATTCACTCCATAAAGCGTCCCAAAAGGCCCTCGACGTCCTCGCCGCCATGGCAGTTCCTGTTGAGCTCTCCGACCGCGAATCGCTTACCAAGTCCGCGAGTACTTCCCTCAATAGTAAGGTTGTTAGCCAGTACTCTACCCTCCTCGCTCCCCTCGCTGTTGATGCTGTGCTATCCGTTGTCGATCCTGCAAAGCCGGACCTGGTGGATCTTCGTGACGTCAAGATTGTGAAGAAGCTCGGTGGGACGGTGGATGACACTGAGCTTATTAAGGGGTTGGTTTTTGACAAAAAGGTCAGTCACTCTGCTGGGGGACCAACGCGCGTTGAGAACGCAAAGATTGCTGTTATTCAGTTTCAAATCTCACCCCCAAAGACAGATATTGAACAGAGCATTGTGGTTTCGGATTATACCCAAATGGATAGAATCTTGAAGGAGGAGAGGAATTACATTCTCAGTATGATTAAGAAGATTAAGGCGGCCGGTTGTAACGTACTGTTGATTCAGAAGAGTATATTGAGGGATGCTGTGACTGATTTATCATTGCATTATCTTGCCAAAGCTAAGATTTTGGTGATTAAGGATGTTGAGCGTGATGATATTGAGTTCATTACCAAGACGTTGAATTGCCTGCCCATTGCCAACATTGAGCATTTTCGTGCAGAGAAGCTGGGACATGCAGATTGTGTTGAAGAGTTTTCACTTGGGGATGGgaagatagtgaaaattacaGGAATTAAGGATATGGGGCGGACTGCTACAGTTCTTGTTCGTGGCTCAAATCAGTTGGTATTAGATGAGGCAGAACGGAGCTTGCATGATGCTTTGTGTGTTGTTAGGTGTTTAGTGAACAAGAGATTTTTGATTGCCGGTGGGGGTGCACCGGAGATAGAGTTGTCAAGGCAACTTGGCGCATGGGCAAAAGTGTTGCAGGGAATGGAGAGTTATTGTGTGCGATCATTTGCAGAAGCCCTTGAAGTTATTCCATACACGCTGGCTGAGAATGCAGGTTTGAACCCGACAGCTATTGTCACTGAGTTGAGGAATCGGCATGCGCAAGGGGAGATCAATGCTGGGATAAATGTGAGAAAAGGACAGATAACAAACATACTGGAGGAGAATGTTGTGCAGCCGCTGCTTGTCAGCACCAGTGCCATAATGCTGGCAACAGAGTGTGTGCGGATGATTTTGAAGATTGATGATATTGTTATGGTGAGGTAG
- the LOC131156142 gene encoding ADP-ribosylation factor 2-like, producing MGVAISWLIKRLTIKRELKILMAGLDGSGKTTILYKLKLGEVIATVPTIGFNAETVLYKNVSFTVWDVGGQGKIRPLWRHYFLNTQTLIFVLDSSDRGRISEARNELHQMLSENELQNAILLVFANKQDHPNAMCVSEVADKIGLYSVSQHWYIQGTSATSGRGLYQGLDWLLNNIPNRAT from the exons ATGGGTGTGGCCATATCTTGGCTAATAAAGAGGCTTACTATAAAGCGcgaattaaaaattttgatggCGGGTCTTGATGGTTCGGGGAAGACAACCATACTATACAAGCTAAAGCTGGGAGAGGTTATTGCCACAGTTCCCACAATTG GTTTTAATGCGGAAACAGTGCTGTACAAAAATGTCAGCTTCACCGTATGGGATGTAGGAGGACAAGGTAAG ATTCGGCCTCTATGGAGACATTACTTTCTCAATACCCAGACTCTTATCTTCGTGCTGGACAGCAGTGATAGAGGAAGAATCTCGGAGGCCAGAAATGAGCTACATCAGATGCTGAGTGAG AATGAGCTACAGAATGCAATACTATTAGTTTTCGCCAATAAGCAAGACCATCCAAATGCTATGTGTGTTTCTGAGGTTGCTGATAAAATTGGCCTATACTCAGTTAGTCAGCACTG GTACATCCAGGGAACTTCTGCAACCTCTGGCAGAGGACTCTATCAAGGGCTTGATTGGCTTTTGAACAATATTCCTAACAGGGCAACATAA